From Labrus bergylta chromosome 22, fLabBer1.1, whole genome shotgun sequence, one genomic window encodes:
- the si:dkey-85k7.12 gene encoding interferon-induced very large GTPase 1 isoform X1 → MEEPFDEDLCVELYCEVEETSPTSRTDSKDDCRQSDGKVTPAGKVEEEKDTTTSTPGGQDSIQVSTEPKNEPISEPASTSEHIPCPSVETVCHVSSEQVNQHVVTPAGEVEEDMDTITSTPGGQDSIQVSTEPKNEPISEPASTSEHKTQLESLLEDLGLKHHFTEKLSLSTILQIDEKTCTDEPTKCYSDLPGYFLKKMMMVNVKARNVEFTSECESACDAESDETGFEDFDDFDDGSDSLNSNNRLNPLDIITALFLCSDGFVQQEMALKMSMCQFSVPLLLPNCDTKQCSLMLWAMRDIVKKYRPLSLSESKGFIEDRIVVSKLPMVSFVRLGECSLSKSETLNKLLSSSQQNHDIFVHRNMTNGDCPRRISNGLTEITWYLPCGNKNMDVFGEPVAVANLRGDIASFETQFSFLCHTSAAVFVFFDSLDSECKMLSNKHHKAQIFLVGNRQSQEFSMDAVKKVAKKLNLTKSNILLKDKQMNDATFVKNLHKTVKHVVENTNVKMQIEQMADIAHELGVLVDEDCPECQTAKTNADAITGKIQDIPKYKDAHLPLHGEIWKKLTCLEKEEFRLRNVGSKNIEMYKSDLQREKENIREEQNSYDMSEAMTCFISAISRPGIERSYFLKWMRMNLDNLSRQKLSGLREAYKKKKKKSSENKEEIKEIDRQLSNSSLGIEHFFREMGQIYEASVSLPETNPSRQQFRHLPRLCAGLLLDGFPLELVDGDASNIPLRWVTDVLSRLNDLVSPKSKIVVVTVLGVQSTGKSTLLNTMFGVQFAVSSGRCTRGAFMLLIKVNENVKKELSCDFMVIIDTEGLKSPELAQLDNSYEHDNELATLVVGLSDITIINIAMENSTEMKDILQIVVHAFLRMKEVGKKPRCQFVHQNVADVSAPEKNLRERELLLEQLNEMTQAAARMEKKEENKSFTDVMEYNPATGNWYIPGLWNGSPTMAPVNAGYSEAVYELKKNVIQILGKCESSANDILEFTEWIRSLWNAVKHENFIFSFRNSLVADAYMRLCTEFNKWEWEFKKKMYSWTNDAEIKISNFGSVECEVSEIGQLLTDLKSDACLVLTEWETKLLENLDKYFKQTEGHVNLVEAYREDFANSAKSLRREMESSVHNQLTVATDVRKGMTEIDKIKVNHTKELEKRVGALIEECRKKKVDMTDQKLDEEFDKMWNKMVKEQVLYKQETVDVMGNVSKCLRNNLSRKGSHACELLDQKRLQDCGTVPFKVSSEGLINWARKKMSKYFNWEDHVMVLQQIADDIILGCSQFVKEKKERINKNNYHNTFIQEILHMIDESLKNQKNVKIEIEFEVSLKQHICAVAARDFQEMHEDFIQLSDPHICLNRNKKRFCVNFKDEFHERDQCQKNAKDFTDDCLRPAVENFINSSLGPDIIGEMKTRFQFSTRMFFQYSVLLDLLTKEKFEDYKSFICSYEWYVKKWILDEMVKVLTNESLSEFEDRHLGSRIKSINDAIRKAQAKEGGNLQELIKDIRQELREKLVISKDALGPFRILNNVKHKEFAQWLTVCVKEMEENIKEQLKKTNIKTKLANLDVKPENELFKSVIGCGKQCPFCKAPCEAGGINHKEHTTSLHRPEGLGRYTWDRSQKLVIDICTSLVSSDCSFRCDATKGEWHPYKEYTTIYPDWRIAPDQSLKDSDYWKYVLKTFNKEFSEAYKAKPADIPDTWKLITPQIAQESLKSSFNVK, encoded by the exons atggAG gAACCCTTTGATGAAGACTTATGTGTTGAACTTTACTGTGAGGTAGAAGAAACTTCACCTACATCACGTACTGACAGCAAGGATGACTGTCGACAGAGTGATGGAAAAG tGACCCCTGCTGGTAAagtggaggaagaaaaggaCACAACCACATCAACGCCAGGGGGGCAAGACTCCATCCAGGTTTCTACAGAACCAAAGAATGAACCAATATCTGAGCCTGCCTCAACATCTGAACACA taccATGTCCTTCTGTGGAGACAGTCTGTCATGTAAGCAGCGAGCAAGTTAACCAGCATGTAGTGACCCCTGCTGGTGAAGTGGAGGAAGATATGGACACAATCACATCAACGCCAGGGGGGCAAGACTCCATCCAGGTTTCTACAGAACCAAAGAATGAACCAATATCTGAGCCTGCCTCAACATCTGAACACA AGACACAACTGGAGAGCCTATTGGAGGATCTGGGATTGAAGCATCACTTCACGGAGAAGCTCTCCCTGAGCACAATACTTCAGATTGATGAGAAGACCTGCACTGATGAACCTACCAAGTGTTATTCAGACCTGCCAGGGTATTTTCTGAAGAAAATGATGATGGTAAATGTGAAAGCTAGGAATGTAGAATTTACATCTGAATGTGAATCAGCTTGTGATGCTGAATCTGATGAAACAGGGTTTGAAGattttgatgattttgatgATGGTTCTGACAGTCTGAATTCAAATAACAGGCTCAACCCGCTAGACATAATCActgctctctttctgtgttcGGATGGTTTTGTACAGCAAGAAATGGCTCTCAAAATGTCCATGTGTCAGTTTTCTGTGCCTCTTCTGCTTCCTAATTGTGACACAAAGCAGTGCTCACTGATGCTCTGGGCCATGAGAGACATAGTTAAAAAGTACAGACCTTTGTCACTTTCAGAATCCAAGGGCTTTATTGAAGACAGAATTGTTGTCTCTAAACTTCCAATGGTTTCTTTTGTGAGACTGGGTGAGTGCTCCTTGTCCAAGTCAGAGACCCTCAATAAGCTTCTGAGCAGTTCCCAGCAGAACCATGACATCTTTGTTCACAGGAACATGACAAATGGTGACTGTCCAAGACGAATATCTAATGGATTGACTGAAATTACCTGGTACCTACCTtgtggaaacaaaaacatggatGTTTTTGGTGAGCCGGTAGCTGTAGCTAATCTTCGTGGGGACATTGCTTCATTTGAAAcgcagttttcttttttgtgtcacACGTCAGCAGCAGTGTTTGTATTCTTTgacagtttggactctgagtgcaaaatgctttcaaacaaacatcacaagGCCCAGATCTTCTTGGTTGGTAATCGTCAAAGCCAGGAATTCAGTATGGATGCTGTGAAGAAGGTGGCAAAGAAGCTGAATCTGACTAAAAGCAACATCCTTTTGAAggacaaacaaatgaatgatGCAACCTTTGTCAAAAATCTACACAAAACAGTCAAACATGTTGTGGAGAACACAAACGTGAAGATGCAAATTGAGCAGATGGCTGACATTGCTCATGAATTGGGAGTCTTGGTTGATGAAGATTGTCCAGAGTGCCAGACTGCAAAGACAAATGCAGATGCCATCACTGGAAAAATTCAAGATATCCCAAAATACAAAGATGCTCATCTGCCCCTGCATGGCGAAATATGGAAGAAACTGACTTGCTTGGAGAAGGAAGAGTTTCGACTTCGTAATGTTGGGTCTAAAAACATAGAAATGTACAAAAGTGAtcttcagagagaaaaagaaaacatcagggAAGAGCAGAACTCGTATGATATGTCTGAAGCAATGACATGTTTCATCAGCGCAATATCAAGACCAGGTATTGAGAGGAGTTATTTCCTAAAATGGATGCGAATGAACCTTGATAATCTGTCTAGACAGAAACTGTCTGGACTCAGAGaggcatacaaaaaaaaaaaaaaaaaaagttctgaaaACAAGGAGGAAATCAAAGAAATTGACCGGCAACTTTCTAACAGCTCACTTGGGATTGAACACTTCTTCCGTGAGATGGGTCAGATCTATGAAGCTTCAGTTTCCCTTCCAGAAACAAATCCGTCACGCCAACAGTTCAGACATCTGCCCAGACTATGTGCAGGGTTGTTGCTTGATGGATTTCCCCTTGAGCTTGTAGATGGTGATGCATCTAATATACCTCTCAGATGGGTGACTGATGTTCTGTCTCGGCTCAATGACTTGGTGTCTCCAAAGAGCAAGATAGTGGTAGTCACAGTTCTTGGAGTTCAAAGTACAGGGAAGTCGACTCTCCTAAACACCATGTTTGGAGTTCAGTTTGCAGTCAGCAGTGGTCGGTGCACTCGAGGTGCCTTTATGTTGCTTATCAAagtaaatgaaaatgtcaaaaaagaACTCAGCTGTGACTTCATGGTGATCATTGACACTGAGGGGTTAAAGTCACCAGAGCTTGCACAGCTAGACAATAGCTATGAGCATGACAACGAGCTTGCAACACTTGTTGTGGGGTTGAGTGATATCACTATCATCAATATTGCAATGGAGAATTCAACAGAAATGAAGGACATCCTACAGATAGTTGTGCATGCATTTCTCAGGATGAAAGAGGTGGGCAAAAAACCTAGATGTCAGTTTGTTCACCAAAATGTGGCAGATGTTTCTGCCCCTGAGAAGAACTTACGAGAAAGAGAACTGCTCCTAGAACAGTTGAATGAGATGACCCAAGCAGCAGCCAGAatggaaaagaaggaggaaaacAAGAGCTTCACTGATGTGATGGAGTACAATCCAGCCACTGGAAACTGGTACATCCCAGGACTCTGGAATGGAAGCCCCACAATGGCACCAGTTAATGCAGGGTACAGTGAGGCCGTTTATGAGCTCAAGAAGAATGTAATCCAGATTTTGGGAAAATGTGAGTCTTCTGCTAATGATATCTTGGAGTTTACAGAGTGGATAAGAAGCCTGTGGAATGCTGTCAAGCATGAAAACTTCATCTTCAGCTTCAGAAACAGCCTGGTGGCTGATGCATACATGAGGCTCTGCACAGAATTCAACAAATGGGAATGGGaattcaagaaaaaaatgtacTCATGGACAAATGATGCAGAAATAAAGATTTCTAACTTTGGCAGCGTGGAATGTGAAGTGTCTGAAATTGGACAACTTCTCACTGATTTGAAAAGTGACGCATGCTTAGTACTGACTGAATGGGAGACAAAGCTTCTTGAAAATCTAGACAAGTACTTCAAACAAACAGAGGGTCATGTCAATCTTGTTGAAGCATACAGAGAGGACTTTGCTAACAGTGCTAAAAGCCTTCGTCGAGAAATGGAAAGCTCTGTACATAACCAACTCACAGTTGCAACAGATGTCCGAAAGGGAATGACGGAGATTGATAAAATCAAGGTGAACCACACAAAAGAATTAGAAAAGAGAGTAGGTGCATTGATTGAAGAATGCCGCAAGAAAAAAGTGGACATGACAGACCAAAAGCTGGATGAAGAATTTGACAAGATGTGGAATAAAATGGTAAAGGAACAAGTTCTTTACAAACAAGAGACCGTGGATGTCATGGGGAATGTGTCCAAATGCCTGAGAAACAATCTATCACGCAAGGGGAGTCATGCATGTGAATTATTAGATCAAAAAAGACTGCAAGATTGTGGAACGGTGCCTTTCAAAGTCTCATCTGAAGGATTAATCAACTGGGCACGTAAAAAAATGAGCAAGTACTTCAACTGGGAAGACCACGTCATGGTGCTACAACAAATAGCTGACGATATTATATTGGGATGTTCACagtttgtgaaagaaaaaaaggaaagaataaacaaaaacaactacCACAACACTTTCATCCAGGAGATCCTACACATGATTGATGAGAGTCTGAAAAACCAGAAGAATGTCAAGATTGAGATAGAATTTGAGGTTTCTCTGAAACAGCACATCTGCGCAGTTGCAGCTCGAGATTTTCAGGAAATGCATGAAGATTTCATTCAGCTGAGTGATCCCCACATTTGTCTCAATCGAAACAAAAAGAGGTTCTGTGTAAATTTCAAGGATGAATTCCATGAACGAGATCAGTGCCAAAAGAACGCAAAAGATTTCACAGATGACTGCTTGAGGCCTGCTGTGGAAAACTTCATCAACAGTTCCTTGGGTCCTGATATCATTGGAGAAATGAAGACCAGATTCCAATTCAGCACTCGAATGTTCTTCCAGTACTCAGTGTTACTGGATTTGCTTACAAAGGAAAAGTTTGAAGACTACAAGAGCTTTATCTGCTCATATGAGTGGTATGTTAAGAAATGGATCCTTGATGAAATGGTGAAAGTCTTGACAAATGAGTCTTTATCTGAGTTTGAGGACCGACATCTTGGGTCAAGAATCAAGAGCATAAATGATGCAATACGGAAAGCTCAAGCAAAAGAGGGAGGCAACCTGCAGGAATTGATCAAAGATATCCGTCAGGAACTTCGTGAAAAACTGGTCATTTCCAAGGATGCTCTTGGTCCTTTTAGGATCCTgaacaatgtcaaacacaaAGAGTTTGCTCAATGGCTCACCGTCTGTGTGAAGGAAATGgaagaaaatattaaagagcagttaaaaaagacaaacatcaaaacaaaacttgCAAATCTTGATGTAAAGCCTGAGAATGAGCTTTTCAAAAGTGTCATCGGATGTGGCAAACAGTGTCCATTCTGCAAAGCGCCCTGTGAGGCAGGAGGAATCAATCATAAGGAGCACACAACTTCACTGCATCGACCAGAGGGTCTGGGCAGATACACATGGGACCGGTCACAAAAACTTGTTATTGACATATGCACTTCCTTGGTGAGCAGTGACTGTAGCTTTCGCTGCGATGCAACAAAAGGTGAATGGCACCCTTACAAGGAGTACACCACAATTTATCCTGACTGGCGAATTGCTCCAGATCAAAGCCTTAAGGATTCAGACTACTGGAAGTACGTACTGAAAACGTTCAACAAGGAGTTCTCTGAAGCATACAAGGCAAAGCCTGCCGATATTCCAGATACTTGGAAACTTATCACACCACAGATTGCACAAGAGAGTCTCAAAAGTTCTTTTAACGTGAAATGA
- the si:dkey-85k7.12 gene encoding interferon-induced very large GTPase 1 isoform X2 — MEEPFDEDLCVELYCEVEETSPTSRTDSKDDCRQSDGKVTPAGKVEEEKDTTTSTPGGQDSIQVSTEPKNEPISEPASTSEHICHVSSEQVNQHVVTPAGEVEEDMDTITSTPGGQDSIQVSTEPKNEPISEPASTSEHKTQLESLLEDLGLKHHFTEKLSLSTILQIDEKTCTDEPTKCYSDLPGYFLKKMMMVNVKARNVEFTSECESACDAESDETGFEDFDDFDDGSDSLNSNNRLNPLDIITALFLCSDGFVQQEMALKMSMCQFSVPLLLPNCDTKQCSLMLWAMRDIVKKYRPLSLSESKGFIEDRIVVSKLPMVSFVRLGECSLSKSETLNKLLSSSQQNHDIFVHRNMTNGDCPRRISNGLTEITWYLPCGNKNMDVFGEPVAVANLRGDIASFETQFSFLCHTSAAVFVFFDSLDSECKMLSNKHHKAQIFLVGNRQSQEFSMDAVKKVAKKLNLTKSNILLKDKQMNDATFVKNLHKTVKHVVENTNVKMQIEQMADIAHELGVLVDEDCPECQTAKTNADAITGKIQDIPKYKDAHLPLHGEIWKKLTCLEKEEFRLRNVGSKNIEMYKSDLQREKENIREEQNSYDMSEAMTCFISAISRPGIERSYFLKWMRMNLDNLSRQKLSGLREAYKKKKKKSSENKEEIKEIDRQLSNSSLGIEHFFREMGQIYEASVSLPETNPSRQQFRHLPRLCAGLLLDGFPLELVDGDASNIPLRWVTDVLSRLNDLVSPKSKIVVVTVLGVQSTGKSTLLNTMFGVQFAVSSGRCTRGAFMLLIKVNENVKKELSCDFMVIIDTEGLKSPELAQLDNSYEHDNELATLVVGLSDITIINIAMENSTEMKDILQIVVHAFLRMKEVGKKPRCQFVHQNVADVSAPEKNLRERELLLEQLNEMTQAAARMEKKEENKSFTDVMEYNPATGNWYIPGLWNGSPTMAPVNAGYSEAVYELKKNVIQILGKCESSANDILEFTEWIRSLWNAVKHENFIFSFRNSLVADAYMRLCTEFNKWEWEFKKKMYSWTNDAEIKISNFGSVECEVSEIGQLLTDLKSDACLVLTEWETKLLENLDKYFKQTEGHVNLVEAYREDFANSAKSLRREMESSVHNQLTVATDVRKGMTEIDKIKVNHTKELEKRVGALIEECRKKKVDMTDQKLDEEFDKMWNKMVKEQVLYKQETVDVMGNVSKCLRNNLSRKGSHACELLDQKRLQDCGTVPFKVSSEGLINWARKKMSKYFNWEDHVMVLQQIADDIILGCSQFVKEKKERINKNNYHNTFIQEILHMIDESLKNQKNVKIEIEFEVSLKQHICAVAARDFQEMHEDFIQLSDPHICLNRNKKRFCVNFKDEFHERDQCQKNAKDFTDDCLRPAVENFINSSLGPDIIGEMKTRFQFSTRMFFQYSVLLDLLTKEKFEDYKSFICSYEWYVKKWILDEMVKVLTNESLSEFEDRHLGSRIKSINDAIRKAQAKEGGNLQELIKDIRQELREKLVISKDALGPFRILNNVKHKEFAQWLTVCVKEMEENIKEQLKKTNIKTKLANLDVKPENELFKSVIGCGKQCPFCKAPCEAGGINHKEHTTSLHRPEGLGRYTWDRSQKLVIDICTSLVSSDCSFRCDATKGEWHPYKEYTTIYPDWRIAPDQSLKDSDYWKYVLKTFNKEFSEAYKAKPADIPDTWKLITPQIAQESLKSSFNVK, encoded by the exons atggAG gAACCCTTTGATGAAGACTTATGTGTTGAACTTTACTGTGAGGTAGAAGAAACTTCACCTACATCACGTACTGACAGCAAGGATGACTGTCGACAGAGTGATGGAAAAG tGACCCCTGCTGGTAAagtggaggaagaaaaggaCACAACCACATCAACGCCAGGGGGGCAAGACTCCATCCAGGTTTCTACAGAACCAAAGAATGAACCAATATCTGAGCCTGCCTCAACATCTGAACACA TCTGTCATGTAAGCAGCGAGCAAGTTAACCAGCATGTAGTGACCCCTGCTGGTGAAGTGGAGGAAGATATGGACACAATCACATCAACGCCAGGGGGGCAAGACTCCATCCAGGTTTCTACAGAACCAAAGAATGAACCAATATCTGAGCCTGCCTCAACATCTGAACACA AGACACAACTGGAGAGCCTATTGGAGGATCTGGGATTGAAGCATCACTTCACGGAGAAGCTCTCCCTGAGCACAATACTTCAGATTGATGAGAAGACCTGCACTGATGAACCTACCAAGTGTTATTCAGACCTGCCAGGGTATTTTCTGAAGAAAATGATGATGGTAAATGTGAAAGCTAGGAATGTAGAATTTACATCTGAATGTGAATCAGCTTGTGATGCTGAATCTGATGAAACAGGGTTTGAAGattttgatgattttgatgATGGTTCTGACAGTCTGAATTCAAATAACAGGCTCAACCCGCTAGACATAATCActgctctctttctgtgttcGGATGGTTTTGTACAGCAAGAAATGGCTCTCAAAATGTCCATGTGTCAGTTTTCTGTGCCTCTTCTGCTTCCTAATTGTGACACAAAGCAGTGCTCACTGATGCTCTGGGCCATGAGAGACATAGTTAAAAAGTACAGACCTTTGTCACTTTCAGAATCCAAGGGCTTTATTGAAGACAGAATTGTTGTCTCTAAACTTCCAATGGTTTCTTTTGTGAGACTGGGTGAGTGCTCCTTGTCCAAGTCAGAGACCCTCAATAAGCTTCTGAGCAGTTCCCAGCAGAACCATGACATCTTTGTTCACAGGAACATGACAAATGGTGACTGTCCAAGACGAATATCTAATGGATTGACTGAAATTACCTGGTACCTACCTtgtggaaacaaaaacatggatGTTTTTGGTGAGCCGGTAGCTGTAGCTAATCTTCGTGGGGACATTGCTTCATTTGAAAcgcagttttcttttttgtgtcacACGTCAGCAGCAGTGTTTGTATTCTTTgacagtttggactctgagtgcaaaatgctttcaaacaaacatcacaagGCCCAGATCTTCTTGGTTGGTAATCGTCAAAGCCAGGAATTCAGTATGGATGCTGTGAAGAAGGTGGCAAAGAAGCTGAATCTGACTAAAAGCAACATCCTTTTGAAggacaaacaaatgaatgatGCAACCTTTGTCAAAAATCTACACAAAACAGTCAAACATGTTGTGGAGAACACAAACGTGAAGATGCAAATTGAGCAGATGGCTGACATTGCTCATGAATTGGGAGTCTTGGTTGATGAAGATTGTCCAGAGTGCCAGACTGCAAAGACAAATGCAGATGCCATCACTGGAAAAATTCAAGATATCCCAAAATACAAAGATGCTCATCTGCCCCTGCATGGCGAAATATGGAAGAAACTGACTTGCTTGGAGAAGGAAGAGTTTCGACTTCGTAATGTTGGGTCTAAAAACATAGAAATGTACAAAAGTGAtcttcagagagaaaaagaaaacatcagggAAGAGCAGAACTCGTATGATATGTCTGAAGCAATGACATGTTTCATCAGCGCAATATCAAGACCAGGTATTGAGAGGAGTTATTTCCTAAAATGGATGCGAATGAACCTTGATAATCTGTCTAGACAGAAACTGTCTGGACTCAGAGaggcatacaaaaaaaaaaaaaaaaaaagttctgaaaACAAGGAGGAAATCAAAGAAATTGACCGGCAACTTTCTAACAGCTCACTTGGGATTGAACACTTCTTCCGTGAGATGGGTCAGATCTATGAAGCTTCAGTTTCCCTTCCAGAAACAAATCCGTCACGCCAACAGTTCAGACATCTGCCCAGACTATGTGCAGGGTTGTTGCTTGATGGATTTCCCCTTGAGCTTGTAGATGGTGATGCATCTAATATACCTCTCAGATGGGTGACTGATGTTCTGTCTCGGCTCAATGACTTGGTGTCTCCAAAGAGCAAGATAGTGGTAGTCACAGTTCTTGGAGTTCAAAGTACAGGGAAGTCGACTCTCCTAAACACCATGTTTGGAGTTCAGTTTGCAGTCAGCAGTGGTCGGTGCACTCGAGGTGCCTTTATGTTGCTTATCAAagtaaatgaaaatgtcaaaaaagaACTCAGCTGTGACTTCATGGTGATCATTGACACTGAGGGGTTAAAGTCACCAGAGCTTGCACAGCTAGACAATAGCTATGAGCATGACAACGAGCTTGCAACACTTGTTGTGGGGTTGAGTGATATCACTATCATCAATATTGCAATGGAGAATTCAACAGAAATGAAGGACATCCTACAGATAGTTGTGCATGCATTTCTCAGGATGAAAGAGGTGGGCAAAAAACCTAGATGTCAGTTTGTTCACCAAAATGTGGCAGATGTTTCTGCCCCTGAGAAGAACTTACGAGAAAGAGAACTGCTCCTAGAACAGTTGAATGAGATGACCCAAGCAGCAGCCAGAatggaaaagaaggaggaaaacAAGAGCTTCACTGATGTGATGGAGTACAATCCAGCCACTGGAAACTGGTACATCCCAGGACTCTGGAATGGAAGCCCCACAATGGCACCAGTTAATGCAGGGTACAGTGAGGCCGTTTATGAGCTCAAGAAGAATGTAATCCAGATTTTGGGAAAATGTGAGTCTTCTGCTAATGATATCTTGGAGTTTACAGAGTGGATAAGAAGCCTGTGGAATGCTGTCAAGCATGAAAACTTCATCTTCAGCTTCAGAAACAGCCTGGTGGCTGATGCATACATGAGGCTCTGCACAGAATTCAACAAATGGGAATGGGaattcaagaaaaaaatgtacTCATGGACAAATGATGCAGAAATAAAGATTTCTAACTTTGGCAGCGTGGAATGTGAAGTGTCTGAAATTGGACAACTTCTCACTGATTTGAAAAGTGACGCATGCTTAGTACTGACTGAATGGGAGACAAAGCTTCTTGAAAATCTAGACAAGTACTTCAAACAAACAGAGGGTCATGTCAATCTTGTTGAAGCATACAGAGAGGACTTTGCTAACAGTGCTAAAAGCCTTCGTCGAGAAATGGAAAGCTCTGTACATAACCAACTCACAGTTGCAACAGATGTCCGAAAGGGAATGACGGAGATTGATAAAATCAAGGTGAACCACACAAAAGAATTAGAAAAGAGAGTAGGTGCATTGATTGAAGAATGCCGCAAGAAAAAAGTGGACATGACAGACCAAAAGCTGGATGAAGAATTTGACAAGATGTGGAATAAAATGGTAAAGGAACAAGTTCTTTACAAACAAGAGACCGTGGATGTCATGGGGAATGTGTCCAAATGCCTGAGAAACAATCTATCACGCAAGGGGAGTCATGCATGTGAATTATTAGATCAAAAAAGACTGCAAGATTGTGGAACGGTGCCTTTCAAAGTCTCATCTGAAGGATTAATCAACTGGGCACGTAAAAAAATGAGCAAGTACTTCAACTGGGAAGACCACGTCATGGTGCTACAACAAATAGCTGACGATATTATATTGGGATGTTCACagtttgtgaaagaaaaaaaggaaagaataaacaaaaacaactacCACAACACTTTCATCCAGGAGATCCTACACATGATTGATGAGAGTCTGAAAAACCAGAAGAATGTCAAGATTGAGATAGAATTTGAGGTTTCTCTGAAACAGCACATCTGCGCAGTTGCAGCTCGAGATTTTCAGGAAATGCATGAAGATTTCATTCAGCTGAGTGATCCCCACATTTGTCTCAATCGAAACAAAAAGAGGTTCTGTGTAAATTTCAAGGATGAATTCCATGAACGAGATCAGTGCCAAAAGAACGCAAAAGATTTCACAGATGACTGCTTGAGGCCTGCTGTGGAAAACTTCATCAACAGTTCCTTGGGTCCTGATATCATTGGAGAAATGAAGACCAGATTCCAATTCAGCACTCGAATGTTCTTCCAGTACTCAGTGTTACTGGATTTGCTTACAAAGGAAAAGTTTGAAGACTACAAGAGCTTTATCTGCTCATATGAGTGGTATGTTAAGAAATGGATCCTTGATGAAATGGTGAAAGTCTTGACAAATGAGTCTTTATCTGAGTTTGAGGACCGACATCTTGGGTCAAGAATCAAGAGCATAAATGATGCAATACGGAAAGCTCAAGCAAAAGAGGGAGGCAACCTGCAGGAATTGATCAAAGATATCCGTCAGGAACTTCGTGAAAAACTGGTCATTTCCAAGGATGCTCTTGGTCCTTTTAGGATCCTgaacaatgtcaaacacaaAGAGTTTGCTCAATGGCTCACCGTCTGTGTGAAGGAAATGgaagaaaatattaaagagcagttaaaaaagacaaacatcaaaacaaaacttgCAAATCTTGATGTAAAGCCTGAGAATGAGCTTTTCAAAAGTGTCATCGGATGTGGCAAACAGTGTCCATTCTGCAAAGCGCCCTGTGAGGCAGGAGGAATCAATCATAAGGAGCACACAACTTCACTGCATCGACCAGAGGGTCTGGGCAGATACACATGGGACCGGTCACAAAAACTTGTTATTGACATATGCACTTCCTTGGTGAGCAGTGACTGTAGCTTTCGCTGCGATGCAACAAAAGGTGAATGGCACCCTTACAAGGAGTACACCACAATTTATCCTGACTGGCGAATTGCTCCAGATCAAAGCCTTAAGGATTCAGACTACTGGAAGTACGTACTGAAAACGTTCAACAAGGAGTTCTCTGAAGCATACAAGGCAAAGCCTGCCGATATTCCAGATACTTGGAAACTTATCACACCACAGATTGCACAAGAGAGTCTCAAAAGTTCTTTTAACGTGAAATGA